From one Mycobacterium colombiense CECT 3035 genomic stretch:
- a CDS encoding LppX_LprAFG lipoprotein: protein MQTRRRISAVIASLTLATALIAGCSSGSKQSGAPLPDGTTLVKQSADATKKVQSAHIALSIQGKIPGLPIKTLTGDLTTAPATAASGNATITLGGSDIDANFVVLDGTLYATLTPNKWSDFGKASDVYDVSVLLNPDNGLGNALANFSNAKAEGRENINGQNTIRITGNVSADAVNKIVPQFNATQPVPSTVWVQESGDHQLVQANLQKSSGNSAQITLSNWGEQVQVTKPPVSS from the coding sequence ATGCAGACCCGCCGCCGTATATCGGCCGTCATCGCATCCCTAACCCTCGCCACCGCCTTGATCGCCGGCTGTTCGTCCGGCTCAAAGCAGAGCGGCGCGCCGCTTCCCGACGGCACGACCTTGGTCAAGCAGTCGGCCGACGCCACCAAGAAGGTGCAGAGCGCGCACATCGCGCTGAGCATCCAGGGCAAGATCCCCGGGCTGCCCATCAAGACGCTGACCGGTGACCTCACCACGGCACCGGCCACCGCCGCGTCGGGCAACGCCACCATCACCCTGGGCGGTTCCGACATCGACGCCAACTTCGTGGTGCTCGACGGAACCCTGTACGCCACCCTCACCCCGAACAAGTGGAGCGACTTCGGCAAGGCCTCCGACGTCTACGACGTCTCGGTGCTGCTGAACCCCGACAACGGGCTGGGCAACGCGCTGGCCAACTTCAGCAACGCCAAGGCCGAGGGCCGCGAAAACATCAACGGGCAGAACACCATTCGCATCACCGGCAACGTCTCGGCCGACGCGGTGAACAAGATCGTGCCGCAGTTCAACGCGACGCAGCCGGTGCCGAGCACGGTGTGGGTCCAGGAGTCCGGTGACCACCAGCTGGTCCAGGCCAACCTGCAGAAGAGCTCGGGCAACTCCGCCCAGATCACCCTGTCCAACTGGGGCGAGCAGGTTCAGGTCACCAAGCCCCCGGT